The following proteins are encoded in a genomic region of Cryptomeria japonica chromosome 11, Sugi_1.0, whole genome shotgun sequence:
- the LOC131069717 gene encoding male-cone protein 1, translating into MGKSFVALVVAMMVVVMIHSAEGAGTDCAAKAIELGPCLPAVGMNPQDPTPECCAALKNADVDCICSTVEATFRLPSECNVPPAQCS; encoded by the exons ATGGGGAAAAGTTTCGTGGCATTGGTTGTAGccatgatggtggtggtgatgatccACAGTGCAGAGGGAGCAGGAACTGATTGTGCAGCTAAAGCAATTGAGTTGGGGCCATGTCTGCCAGCAGTGGGAATGAACCCACAAGACCCAACTCCTGAATGCTGTGCTGCTCTCAAAAATGCAGATGTTGACTGCATCTGCAGCACTGTTGAAGCCACCTTCAGACTGCCTTCTGAGTGCAATGTTCCCCCTGCTCAAT GTTCTTGA